The following are from one region of the Planctomycetia bacterium genome:
- a CDS encoding TIM barrel protein, with protein sequence MSSSHTNNFPKLHNAAWPGVVGKGSEGGEPFIGLDTMLDLTAAAEVDGMKFDGVDLFLFAPHVDIDSSDDDLKRLAEKVAQRNLKIGTVVAPVWGPTGGGSAFGGEADRMQFVEQVRKGCRIALKLRELGIRPYGAVRIDTAGGAGDWLADPEGNQKKAAATFRAAADVASDHGERLAAEGEICWGGMHSWRRMVQLLEMTDRPGLVGFQADMAHTLLYTLGYNAPEDRILPENWNWSDPAKLDDALRTLTAALRPWTIDFHIAQNDATVKGSGSHDKTGRHCLATDPNGKLDIPRHAGFWMRDSYGNVLQKFRHLCWDGCMFPNEVMMKSGTWNDILRAMIAVRDAHGWRE encoded by the coding sequence ATGTCTTCATCGCACACCAACAACTTCCCCAAACTTCACAACGCCGCGTGGCCAGGGGTCGTCGGCAAAGGCTCCGAAGGGGGCGAGCCGTTCATCGGGCTCGACACGATGCTCGACCTCACGGCCGCGGCGGAAGTCGACGGCATGAAGTTCGACGGCGTCGATCTGTTTCTCTTCGCGCCGCATGTCGATATCGATAGCTCCGACGACGACTTGAAACGGCTCGCCGAAAAAGTCGCCCAGCGGAATCTCAAGATCGGTACGGTCGTGGCGCCGGTCTGGGGCCCGACCGGTGGTGGCTCGGCATTCGGCGGCGAGGCCGATCGGATGCAGTTCGTCGAACAGGTTCGCAAAGGCTGCCGCATCGCCTTGAAGCTCCGCGAGCTAGGGATTCGTCCTTACGGTGCCGTGCGGATCGATACTGCCGGCGGCGCCGGAGATTGGCTAGCCGATCCGGAAGGAAATCAAAAGAAAGCCGCCGCCACGTTTCGAGCCGCGGCCGATGTCGCTTCCGATCACGGCGAACGACTCGCAGCGGAAGGAGAGATTTGCTGGGGCGGCATGCACTCTTGGCGGCGGATGGTGCAACTGCTCGAAATGACCGATCGGCCCGGCCTCGTCGGTTTTCAAGCCGATATGGCGCACACGCTTCTCTACACGCTCGGCTACAACGCTCCGGAAGATCGGATCCTTCCCGAAAATTGGAACTGGAGCGATCCGGCCAAGCTCGACGATGCCTTACGAACGCTCACCGCGGCGCTCCGCCCCTGGACGATCGACTTCCACATCGCTCAAAACGATGCGACGGTAAAAGGCTCCGGCTCGCACGACAAGACCGGCCGACACTGTCTTGCGACCGATCCCAACGGCAAGCTCGACATTCCGCGCCACGCCGGCTTCTGGATGCGCGACTCCTACGGCAACGTCCTGCAAAAATTCCGCCACCTCTGCTGGGACGGCTGCATGTTCCCGAACGAAGTGATGATGAAGTCGGGAACGTGGAACGACATCCTGCGAGCCATGATCGCCGTCCGCGACGCACACGGCTGGCGCGAGTAA
- a CDS encoding Uma2 family endonuclease, with protein sequence MCAATSASDDTIVLNGIDRDTFANIAAAFGECHPRLTFDHGRLEMWAVIPGLSWENYLRFLEAIGDISLRHTYVEGVLEMMSPRKDHDWIKRIIGRFIEAMTLDLNILIQSIGSTTLASDDFECSLQPDEAYYVRNESRVRGKLEYSPQNDPPPDLVVEVDVTSSSVKRLPSYWAIGVEEVWRHDGKRLFFLRRTDDSSYVEISNSLAFPFLSSDDVNAAMQEVTKVNENELVRAFVGNARIRWAEFQKKSAE encoded by the coding sequence ATGTGTGCCGCGACATCCGCCTCGGACGATACGATCGTGCTCAACGGCATAGATCGAGACACCTTTGCGAATATCGCAGCGGCGTTCGGCGAATGTCATCCACGCTTGACTTTCGATCACGGCAGATTGGAAATGTGGGCCGTGATCCCTGGGCTTTCGTGGGAGAATTATCTCCGATTCCTCGAGGCGATCGGCGACATTTCGTTGCGACACACATATGTGGAAGGAGTTTTGGAAATGATGTCGCCGCGAAAGGACCACGATTGGATCAAGCGGATCATCGGCCGTTTCATTGAAGCGATGACTTTAGACCTGAACATTCTCATTCAAAGCATCGGCTCGACGACTCTCGCGTCCGACGATTTCGAGTGCAGCCTGCAACCCGATGAAGCCTATTACGTTCGGAATGAGTCGCGGGTGCGAGGAAAGCTCGAATACTCTCCGCAGAATGATCCACCGCCGGACTTGGTCGTAGAAGTCGATGTGACTAGTTCCTCCGTCAAGCGGCTTCCTTCCTATTGGGCGATCGGCGTCGAAGAGGTTTGGCGGCACGACGGCAAGCGATTGTTTTTCCTGCGCCGGACGGACGATTCGTCGTATGTCGAAATTTCCAACAGCCTTGCGTTCCCATTCCTCAGTTCCGACGACGTTAACGCCGCCATGCAAGAAGTAACGAAGGTCAACGAAAACGAACTCGTCCGAGCATTCGTCGGAAACGCACGCATCCGTTGGGCCGAATTTCAAAAGAAGTCGGCCGAATAG
- the ppk1 gene encoding polyphosphate kinase 1, whose product MSEQEFLSEHFLNRELSWLEFNRRVLEEAESTEVPLLERAKFLSIFSANLDEFFMVRVSGLREQAFEDGAPQDYSPDGVRPLQQLEKIATRTKELVAAQYRCWNEQIVPQLAEQRIRILAPSQLTTEHHAILDRFFAERAYPILTPMAVDPAHPSPRFHNRGLYLAARLRRQAGLGPKNLFGVVQLPQVLPRLVALSQGEDQLYILLEDAVAMRLAELFGGAEVVNHTFFRITRDSDIELLEQESDDMLQSIEDRLKARQRGQAVRLEVSADGDEELIREIVEPEEIREGLSGSDTYSEVYRIPGPIDLSALSELGKVPGREHLRDAPFTPQPPRGRGQRGKEDLFTAIRRHDILLHHPYDSFDPVVEFISRAAVDPHVLAIKQTLYRTSGDSPVTRALIQAAENGKHVTALVELKARFDEENNVGWARKLERAGVHVVFGFLDLKTHCKVSLVVRQEGQTIRRYVHLGTGNYNPTTALVYTDLGLFTADEDMTADASALFNLLTGYSQGHKWRKMIVAPTDMHRRTLELIEEQTKRAKEGRPSRILAKLNSLVDYRVIEALYRAGQAGVPIDLIIRGICCLRPGIPGLSENIRVRSIVDRFLEHSRLYIFGPAEDCRIYLASADWMPRNFYRRVEVMFPVEASDLRDRILSEVLPAYLHDNTKSRVLQPDGNYFRIGRPDGDPRRRCQDELLSVRPGVVVVEKNGDAGSEFENILGTPLLRH is encoded by the coding sequence GTGAGCGAGCAAGAGTTTCTTTCCGAGCACTTTCTCAACCGCGAGTTGAGCTGGCTGGAATTCAATCGACGGGTACTCGAGGAAGCGGAATCGACCGAGGTGCCGCTGCTCGAACGGGCCAAGTTCCTCTCGATTTTCAGCGCGAACCTCGACGAGTTCTTCATGGTTCGGGTCTCCGGCCTGCGCGAACAAGCATTTGAAGACGGCGCTCCGCAAGACTACTCGCCCGACGGCGTCCGCCCGTTGCAACAGCTGGAGAAGATCGCGACACGCACGAAAGAGCTCGTCGCCGCGCAGTATCGCTGTTGGAACGAACAGATCGTGCCGCAGTTGGCGGAGCAGCGCATTCGCATTCTCGCGCCGTCGCAACTCACGACCGAACATCACGCGATCCTCGATCGCTTCTTCGCGGAACGAGCCTATCCGATTCTGACTCCGATGGCGGTCGATCCCGCGCATCCGAGTCCCCGGTTCCACAACCGCGGGCTGTACTTAGCCGCGCGTTTGCGCCGGCAGGCGGGTCTGGGGCCGAAGAACCTGTTCGGCGTCGTGCAGTTGCCGCAAGTCTTGCCCCGGCTCGTGGCGCTGAGCCAAGGGGAAGATCAACTCTACATCTTGCTGGAAGATGCGGTGGCGATGCGGCTGGCCGAACTATTCGGCGGTGCCGAGGTCGTGAACCATACATTCTTCCGCATTACGCGCGACAGCGACATCGAGCTGCTCGAGCAAGAGTCGGACGACATGCTGCAAAGCATCGAAGACCGGCTTAAAGCTCGCCAACGCGGGCAAGCTGTCCGGCTCGAAGTTTCGGCCGACGGCGATGAAGAACTGATCCGCGAAATCGTCGAACCGGAAGAAATCCGCGAAGGGCTTTCCGGCTCCGATACTTATAGCGAAGTCTATCGCATCCCGGGCCCGATCGACCTTTCGGCGTTGTCCGAACTCGGCAAAGTCCCCGGTCGCGAACACTTGCGCGATGCTCCGTTTACGCCGCAGCCGCCGCGCGGTCGAGGCCAACGCGGCAAGGAAGATCTTTTCACGGCGATTCGTCGGCACGACATCTTGCTGCACCACCCGTACGACTCGTTCGATCCGGTCGTCGAATTCATCAGTCGCGCAGCGGTCGATCCACATGTACTCGCCATCAAGCAGACTTTGTATCGTACGAGCGGCGACTCGCCCGTCACGCGGGCCTTGATCCAAGCGGCGGAAAACGGCAAGCATGTCACCGCGCTCGTCGAGCTCAAAGCACGCTTCGACGAAGAAAACAACGTCGGTTGGGCGCGCAAGCTCGAACGAGCCGGCGTGCATGTCGTGTTCGGGTTTCTCGACCTCAAGACCCACTGCAAAGTTTCGCTCGTCGTCCGCCAAGAAGGGCAAACGATTCGCCGCTACGTCCACCTAGGGACCGGCAACTACAACCCGACGACGGCGCTCGTCTACACCGACTTGGGCTTGTTCACGGCCGACGAAGACATGACGGCCGACGCCTCGGCGCTTTTCAACTTGCTGACCGGCTACTCGCAAGGGCACAAGTGGCGCAAGATGATCGTCGCCCCGACGGACATGCACCGCCGCACGCTCGAGCTGATCGAAGAGCAAACCAAGCGCGCCAAAGAAGGTCGCCCCTCGCGCATCCTTGCCAAGCTCAACTCGCTCGTCGACTATCGCGTGATCGAGGCGCTTTATCGCGCCGGCCAAGCCGGAGTGCCGATCGACCTGATCATTCGCGGCATTTGCTGCCTCCGGCCGGGCATTCCCGGACTGAGCGAAAACATTCGCGTGCGCAGCATCGTTGATCGATTTCTGGAGCATAGTCGGCTCTACATCTTCGGGCCTGCCGAAGATTGCCGCATTTACCTCGCCAGCGCCGACTGGATGCCGCGCAACTTTTATCGCCGCGTCGAAGTGATGTTCCCGGTCGAAGCGAGCGACCTGCGCGATCGGATCTTAAGCGAAGTGCTGCCCGCATATCTTCACGACAATACCAAGTCGCGCGTGCTGCAACCGGACGGCAACTACTTCCGCATCGGCCGACCCGACGGCGACCCACGCCGCCGCTGCCAAGATGAGTTGCTCTCGGTTCGACCGGGAGTGGTCGTCGTCGAGAAAAACGGCGACGCCGGCTCGGAATTCGAGAACATCTTGGGCACGCCGCTCCTCAGGCACTAA
- a CDS encoding alpha/beta fold hydrolase: MIGRHRLHYLDEGQAAGDRISQPAGRPAETLLCVHGNPTWSFYWRHFAKAFRDRYRVVVPDHLGCGLSDKPQEYEYRLGNHIANLRHLIEVLDLRNITLLAHDWGGAIGMGAAVAEPARFSRIVLFNTAAFRSTYCPWRIRVCRTPIVGAWGVRGLNLFARAALSMATAKPERFTKLVRAGYLAPYDSYAHRVAVQRFVEDIPLHERHPSYATLTHLEQSLPQLAGLPKMFVWGMQDWCFTPQFLDRFLEFYPQSEVHRFDDAGHYVVEDAHERIVPLIGDFIARHPAAG; this comes from the coding sequence ATGATCGGGCGGCATCGGCTCCATTATTTGGACGAAGGGCAAGCGGCCGGCGATCGGATTTCGCAGCCTGCCGGGAGGCCCGCCGAGACGCTCCTTTGCGTGCACGGGAACCCGACGTGGTCGTTCTACTGGCGGCACTTCGCGAAGGCTTTTCGCGACCGGTATCGCGTCGTCGTTCCCGACCATCTCGGTTGCGGCCTTTCCGACAAGCCGCAAGAGTACGAATATCGGCTCGGCAACCACATTGCGAACCTGCGGCACCTGATCGAAGTACTCGATCTGCGCAACATCACGCTCTTGGCCCACGACTGGGGCGGCGCGATCGGCATGGGAGCGGCCGTGGCCGAGCCGGCGCGATTTTCGAGAATCGTGCTGTTCAACACCGCGGCGTTCCGGTCGACATACTGTCCGTGGCGGATTCGCGTTTGCCGCACGCCGATCGTCGGTGCCTGGGGGGTGCGAGGGCTCAACTTGTTCGCTCGCGCCGCGCTTTCGATGGCGACCGCGAAACCGGAGCGATTCACGAAACTCGTTCGTGCCGGATATCTGGCTCCGTACGATAGCTATGCCCATCGAGTCGCGGTGCAGCGATTCGTCGAAGACATTCCGCTCCACGAACGGCATCCCAGTTACGCGACTCTCACGCATCTCGAGCAGTCGCTGCCGCAACTGGCCGGCTTGCCGAAGATGTTCGTCTGGGGAATGCAAGACTGGTGCTTTACGCCGCAGTTCCTCGATCGCTTTCTTGAGTTCTATCCGCAGTCGGAAGTGCATCGCTTCGACGACGCCGGCCATTACGTGGTCGAAGACGCGCACGAGCGCATCGTGCCCCTCATCGGCGACTTCATCGCCCGCCATCCCGCGGCAGGGTAA
- a CDS encoding triphosphoribosyl-dephospho-CoA synthase has translation MHITTGEHATSAEKLTVGQRATLACLLEATIPKPGNVHRGADFEDLTFTDFVAAGVAIGPAMQRASEGAALGTTVLEAIRATRAIAATNVNLGIVLLLAPLACASQAVDLRQGVADVLSRLTPADCADVYEAIRLATPGGLGRVDDADVAGPPPSDLLHAMRLAAERDTIARQYVTGFAELFDFVVPDLRAGLARGWSLGDAVIRTHLRTMQAIPDSLIARKCGSAVAGEVAVNAGAVLNVGEPDDENYLEALADFDFWLRSDGHRRNPGTTADLLAAALFMVLSEGSVPLPLKC, from the coding sequence ATGCATATCACGACCGGCGAGCACGCGACGAGCGCCGAGAAACTTACGGTCGGTCAACGTGCCACGCTGGCATGTCTGCTCGAAGCGACGATTCCTAAGCCCGGCAACGTGCATCGCGGGGCCGATTTCGAAGACCTCACGTTTACCGACTTCGTCGCCGCCGGCGTAGCGATCGGTCCGGCGATGCAACGGGCCTCGGAGGGGGCTGCGCTCGGCACGACCGTGCTCGAAGCGATTCGCGCGACGCGCGCGATCGCCGCTACGAACGTGAATCTCGGGATCGTGCTGCTGCTTGCGCCCTTGGCATGCGCGTCGCAAGCAGTCGACCTGCGCCAGGGAGTGGCCGACGTACTGAGCCGCCTGACGCCTGCCGATTGCGCCGACGTCTACGAGGCGATTCGCCTCGCCACTCCCGGCGGCTTAGGACGCGTCGACGATGCCGACGTCGCCGGGCCTCCGCCGAGCGATTTGTTGCACGCGATGCGCTTGGCCGCCGAGCGCGATACGATCGCGCGACAATACGTCACCGGTTTCGCCGAGCTGTTCGACTTCGTTGTGCCGGACCTTCGAGCAGGGCTTGCACGAGGCTGGAGCCTCGGCGATGCCGTCATCCGGACGCATCTCCGGACGATGCAAGCGATCCCCGATTCGCTCATTGCGCGAAAATGCGGGAGCGCCGTGGCGGGAGAAGTCGCGGTGAATGCGGGCGCGGTTTTGAACGTCGGCGAACCGGACGACGAGAATTATTTGGAAGCGCTTGCCGATTTCGACTTCTGGCTGCGGAGCGACGGGCATCGCCGGAACCCCGGCACTACGGCCGACCTGCTGGCCGCGGCGCTCTTCATGGTTCTCAGTGAAGGTTCCGTTCCGTTGCCCCTCAAGTGCTGA
- a CDS encoding 6-pyruvoyl tetrahydropterin synthase family protein, which produces MTTESYFVRVKKTELVFSAAHFITFNGNICERLHGHNYRVAAEVFGPLDENQYVVDFIALRDELKAIVLSLDHHMLLPTLHPTIQVVADAKSVEVTFEERRWAFPREDCVLLPLIQTTAELLAKHIGSALSDRLLTRTGTRPGRLRISVDECEGQEGIYDRCE; this is translated from the coding sequence ATGACGACGGAAAGCTATTTCGTTCGCGTGAAGAAGACGGAACTCGTCTTTTCCGCGGCCCATTTCATTACCTTCAACGGCAACATCTGCGAACGACTGCACGGCCACAACTATCGCGTCGCGGCGGAAGTATTTGGGCCGCTAGATGAAAACCAATACGTCGTCGACTTCATCGCCTTGCGCGACGAACTGAAAGCGATCGTCTTGTCGCTCGACCATCACATGCTGCTGCCGACGTTGCATCCGACGATCCAAGTCGTCGCGGACGCCAAGAGCGTCGAGGTGACGTTCGAGGAGCGGCGCTGGGCGTTTCCGCGCGAAGATTGCGTTTTGCTGCCGCTTATTCAAACGACAGCGGAGCTATTGGCGAAGCACATCGGCAGCGCGCTTTCCGATCGCTTGCTGACTCGCACGGGTACTCGCCCCGGCAGGCTCCGCATCTCGGTCGATGAATGCGAAGGCCAAGAAGGGATCTACGATCGCTGCGAATAA
- a CDS encoding PilZ domain-containing protein, translating into MFSERRRNFRSPVAGTREGTLIVAGVELRVRLIDESAGGMNVASESMPQFGEGTVAEFETDDGDTYRVQVMHIVQRGLCARMGLKRLETLTHAGKSIAPKVERPSQKMLRVAIIAGIGLTIGFVAQAEPIRKQLSKVPVLGKLFPAVEEKSSGAVVTKVSASIRQRLRESFDIDLFDEPEVIGLLHLRPEQQTKIRSVIAAKNSVLRANVPKSQQAAILYITQMAMLGVLDTEQVYRLESLVEHTIGATDLLQKLVMQYWPTADAEELYRRLGAPALALPQMAEHLRLNEQQLRAIRQIIDEALDKSESLYRQSKGGPKEDELLTSAFGYLDHARAKCMAVLTPEQQQIVNGFADK; encoded by the coding sequence ATGTTTTCCGAACGTCGCAGAAACTTTCGTTCGCCCGTAGCGGGTACACGCGAAGGGACGCTTATCGTAGCCGGCGTGGAATTGCGCGTCCGTCTGATCGATGAATCGGCCGGCGGCATGAACGTGGCGTCGGAATCGATGCCGCAATTCGGCGAAGGGACGGTCGCGGAATTCGAGACCGACGACGGCGACACCTACCGTGTGCAAGTCATGCACATCGTGCAACGCGGCTTGTGCGCTCGGATGGGTTTGAAGCGTTTGGAAACCCTGACGCATGCCGGCAAATCGATTGCGCCGAAGGTCGAACGTCCGTCGCAGAAGATGCTGCGCGTCGCGATCATCGCGGGCATCGGCCTGACGATCGGTTTCGTCGCCCAGGCCGAACCGATTCGCAAGCAGCTCTCGAAAGTGCCGGTACTAGGAAAGCTGTTTCCGGCTGTCGAAGAGAAGAGTTCGGGTGCGGTCGTCACGAAGGTGAGCGCCAGCATTCGCCAGCGTCTTCGTGAAAGCTTCGATATCGATCTCTTCGACGAACCGGAAGTGATCGGCCTCCTGCATTTACGACCGGAACAACAAACGAAGATTCGCAGCGTGATCGCGGCGAAGAATTCGGTGCTTCGCGCCAACGTACCGAAGTCGCAACAAGCGGCGATTCTCTACATCACGCAGATGGCGATGCTCGGCGTGCTGGACACGGAACAAGTGTATCGCTTGGAATCGCTCGTCGAGCACACGATCGGCGCCACCGACTTGCTGCAAAAGCTGGTCATGCAATATTGGCCGACCGCCGATGCCGAAGAACTTTATCGTCGGCTGGGGGCTCCCGCCCTCGCTTTGCCGCAAATGGCCGAACACCTGCGTTTGAACGAACAGCAACTACGGGCGATTCGTCAGATCATCGACGAAGCTCTCGACAAGTCGGAATCGCTCTACCGGCAATCCAAGGGTGGACCGAAGGAAGACGAGCTCTTGACCTCGGCATTCGGCTATCTCGATCATGCGAGAGCGAAATGCATGGCGGTGCTCACGCCTGAGCAACAGCAAATCGTCAACGGTTTCGCCGACAAATAA
- the fliG gene encoding flagellar motor switch protein FliG, whose translation MASTEVRKAAVLLASMPEEEAALLLSKLHPKQVELVSIEIARLGHIGGEEQSNAIREFADVNPQSFGTSTGGLDLAKSLVEKALGKNANSTLENVRQQIEALPFAFVQKIDATHLLTFIMDEHPQTIALILSHLQPQKAAQVIAGLPSDRQLSVVRRIARMGQTNPEIIQEVERGLEHRMSSITSQSYETAGGVESVAEILNVTDRATERGLLENLAQEDPDLVEEIRRRMFVFDDISKFATKDIQTVLKNVESGQWALSLKTASEELKQKILGNMSSRAAEMLKEEMDYLGPVKRSAVEQMQQQVVDIVRRLEDAGEITVAAGEEVEEMV comes from the coding sequence ATGGCATCTACCGAAGTACGCAAAGCGGCCGTCTTATTGGCGAGCATGCCGGAAGAGGAAGCGGCACTGCTTCTCTCCAAGCTGCATCCTAAGCAAGTCGAACTCGTCTCGATCGAGATTGCGCGGCTCGGCCATATCGGCGGCGAAGAGCAGTCGAACGCCATCCGTGAGTTCGCCGACGTCAATCCGCAATCGTTCGGCACCAGCACCGGCGGCCTCGACCTCGCGAAAAGCCTGGTCGAAAAGGCGCTCGGAAAAAACGCCAATAGCACCCTCGAAAACGTCCGGCAGCAGATCGAAGCCCTGCCGTTCGCCTTCGTGCAGAAAATCGATGCGACGCACCTGCTCACGTTTATTATGGATGAGCATCCGCAAACGATTGCGCTGATCCTTTCGCATTTGCAGCCGCAAAAAGCCGCTCAGGTGATCGCCGGCCTCCCGAGCGATCGCCAATTGTCGGTCGTTCGCCGTATTGCGCGGATGGGCCAAACCAATCCGGAAATCATCCAAGAAGTCGAACGGGGACTCGAGCACCGCATGTCGAGCATCACGAGCCAGTCGTATGAAACGGCCGGCGGCGTGGAATCGGTCGCCGAGATCCTCAACGTCACCGATCGCGCGACCGAGCGTGGTTTGCTCGAGAACCTAGCCCAGGAAGATCCGGACTTGGTCGAAGAAATTCGCCGCCGGATGTTCGTCTTCGACGATATCTCGAAGTTCGCCACGAAAGACATCCAAACGGTCCTCAAGAACGTCGAGAGCGGCCAATGGGCTTTGTCGCTCAAAACCGCGAGCGAAGAGCTCAAGCAGAAGATCCTCGGCAATATGTCGAGCCGTGCGGCGGAAATGCTCAAAGAGGAAATGGATTACCTCGGCCCGGTCAAGCGCTCGGCCGTCGAGCAAATGCAGCAGCAAGTCGTCGATATCGTCCGCCGCTTGGAAGACGCGGGCGAAATCACGGTCGCCGCCGGCGAGGAAGTCGAAGAGATGGTTTAA